GCACGCGCGTCACCAGCCGCTGGGCGAACACCAGGTCTCCCGCCAGCCCCGACGGCTTCACGAAGAGGTACAGCTCCCGCCCATCCGGAGAACTCAGGTACTCGCTCACCCCCAGCGTCGGCGAGTGCCGGCGGGCGATCTCCTCGAACGACGGGGGCGGCTTGCTCTGCGCTCCCAGGTCCACGTAGAGGGGGTTGGCGGCGCGCTTGTGCTGCCGCACCGCCTCCTGGAGGTCCTCGCGCAGCGCCTTGAGCCTGGGCGCGGAGAGCAACAAGAGGGCCCGGTCCGTGAAGAAGCGCGTGTCGTAGCGGTACTCGACGTAGCGCACCTCCTCCAGCGCCTCGAGCCGGGGCGCCAGCACCTGGGCGAAGCGGCGCAGCTCCTCGGGGGCGGCCCCCATGGCGCGCAGGACGAGGTACCCGTCGCCCCCGGCCTTCCGGGACACGGCCTCCAGGTCGCGCACCTCCACGGTATTCGCCGGGAGCAGTTCCACGAACGAGCCATGGAAGCCCAGGCGCGAGGCCAGCAGCCCCGCCAGCAGCGCCACGACCAGGACTCCCGCGAGCACCCGCCCGGGGTGCCGGTAGGACAACCGGGTGAAGTGCTCCATCCCCTCGCGGACATCCACTCGAAAGCGCACGACTCCTCACAGATGATGGGTGGGCCCCGGCTCTGGCACACGGCTGCTACCGCGTTGTGTCATGAATGACTCCGGGCCCCAAGAGCCCAGGTCTTCCGTTAATACTTCTTAAAACCCAAGCTCGCCTGCCTGCTCCTCCCCCCCGGAGCCACCCCCCTCGAGGTCCACGATGAATCAGTCCCCGCCGCTGGTCGTAATCGTCCGCCATGGAGAAACCGCCTGGAGCCGCACCGGCCACCACACGGGCCGCACGGACCTGCCCCTGCTGGAGGAAGGGCGGCAGATGGCGCTCAAGCTGCGCGAGCCCCTGCGCCAGTGGGACTTCGCCACCATATGGACCAGCCCCCTGCGCCGGGCGATCGACACGTGCGAGCTGGCCAACCAGGGCCACGGCGCCGAGCAGCGCGCGGACCTGACGGAGTGGGACTACGGCACCTTCGAGGGCAAGACCAAGGCGGAGATCCGCGCCCTGGATCCGGACTGGAGCATCTGGAAGAAGGGCGTGCCGGGCGGAGAGAAGCTCAAGGACGTGGGCCTGCGCGCCGACCGCATCATCGCCGGCATCCACAAGGCCAAGGGCCCGGTGCTCCTCTTCTCCCACGGCCACCTGCTGCGCGTGCTCACCGCGCGCTGGCTGGGCCTGGCACCCGCCGACGGACGCCTCTTCGTGCTGGGCACCGGCTCCATCAGCGTGCTCTCCGTCCACGCGGATGACGCCAGCCAGCCCGTCATCCAGCGCTGGAACGACACGCACCACCTGAACAAGTGAGCTTCCGGGGCGGCCCCGCCGTCCCCTTGCGCCTCGAAGACGCGCCCTGTTACAAGCGCGCCTTCATGTCGATATTGCGAGTCAATTTCAACTCCGGCTCCATTCCCCTCCTACTGCTGGCGCTGCTGGGGGCGTGTGGAGAGAGGGAGGTGGACACCGAGGCGCCTCGCATCACGCTCACCACACCGCGGGACGCGTCACGCGTGGCGCTCGCGCGCTTCCAGGTGGCGGGCACGGTGGAGGATGACTCGGGGCTCGCGGAGCTGAGCTGGCGGCTCAACGAGGACGAGCCGGTGGCGCTCGGCGCGGAGGGAGGGGAGCGCCAGGGGCTGGACTTCGAGCTCCAGCCGCGTCCGGGCCGCAACCTCCTGGTGGTGCACGCACGCGACACGCGGGGCAACGAGGCGGAGACCTCGGTGAGCTTCACCTTCGGCAACCAGACGGGCGCGGGAGCGCTGCACGGCGGCGCGGTGCGCGACGGCATCCTCTATACCTGGGGACGCAACAACCGGGGGCAGCTCGGGCTCGGGAGCACCGCGGGCAGCAAGTCCCCGGTGAAGGTGGAGGGACTCGCGGACGTGGCCGCCATCGCCTTCGCCCAGAACAACTCCCTGGCGATTCAACGGGACGGCTCGGTGTGGACGTGGGGAGACAACGCGAGCGGCCAGCTCGGCCAGGCGGCCCCCGGCGCCTCCGACACGACGATGCGACGGGTGCCCACGCGCGTGCCCGGCATCTCCGACGCGGTGGCCGCCGCGGTGGGCTACAGGCACATGCTGGTGCTGCACCGGGACGGGCACGTGTCCGCCTTCGGCGAGAACAACAACGGCCAGCTCGGCGACGGCACCACCACGGATCGGCACTTCCCCGTGCCCGTCCCCGGGCTCACCGACGTCGTCCGGGTCATCGGCGGCTCGCAGCACTCGGCCGCGGTGCGCCGCGACGGCACCGTCTGGGTGTGGGGCAACAATACCTACGGCAACCTCGGACTCGGCACCCAGGACGGCGAGTCCCACCCCACGCCCACGCGCGTGCCCGGCCTCACCGGCGTGGTGGACCTCGCCAACGGGCGCGACCACCTGCTCGCTCTGCACGAGGACGGCACGGTGTCCGCCTGGGGCCTCAACGCCAGCGGCCAGCTCGGCGATGGACAGGTGGGCGCGGAGGACCAGCGCAATAGCCCCGTCCGGGTCCAGGGCCTCACGGACGCCACGGACGTCTTCGCCCAGGGCACCATGAGCTTCGCCCTCCGGCGCGATGGCACGCTGTGGGGCTGGGGCGAGAACGTCAATGGACAGCTCGGCTCGGGAGACACCACCCGGGCCTCCGTGCCCACCACCCCCGTGCTGCTGCGCGTGGTGCCCCAGGAACCCCTCACCGGCCTGGACGACGTGAGCCCCGGCGCCACCCATGTCATCGCCCACCACCGGGACGGGCCGCTGTTCGCCTGGGGCTGGAGCCTGGAGGGCTCGCTGGGCGGTGGCCCGGACCTGTTGGAGCAATGGTCCTATCCCCTGCCCCATCAGGTGGTGTTGCCATGAGCCCACGAGCCGCCCGCCGCGCCGGAAGCCTGCTGCTCGCGCTGAGCGCCATCGCCTGTGGCCAGGAGCCCACGCCCCCGGCTCCGCCCGCGCCCGACACCCAGGCACCCCACGTGCGCATCCTCTCCCCCGCCGAGGGGCAGGACGTCGCCGCCTTCCAGGTACATGTCCGGGGAGCGCTCGAGGATGACCAGGGCGTGGTGCGCTCCTCCTGGTCCCTCAATGGCGCGCCTCCCGTGGACTTCACGCCCTCGGCGGTCTTCACCCTCGGAGGCCGCCCGCTGCCGGGCACCAACCACCTGCGCGTGGAGGCCGTGGACGCGGCGGGCAACACGGGGGTGGCCGAGGTGCGCTTCTCGTGGGGCACCTCGCTCGCCGCGGGACTGTCGCACTCGGCGGCCCTGCGCGATGGCCAGCTCTTCACCTGGGGCGGCAATGACGCGGGGCAACTGGGACGCCCGGACGCCGGGAACGCGCCCCACCCCCTTCCCGTCCCGGGGCTCGCTCCGGTGCGCGCGGTGGTGGCCGGTCCCTCCTCGACCCTCGTCCTCGGGGAGGACGGCGGCGCATGGGCCTGGGGCACGCTGCCCTCGGGACTCGTCCCGGCACGGCAGGCGCCCTCCACGCCCACCCGCGTGGAGAGTCCCGGCCCCGTGGTGGACGCGGCGCTCGGCACGAGCCATGCCCTGCTGCTGCTCGCCGACGGCACGGTGCTCGCGGTGGGGAGCAACACGGCGGGACAACTGGGGCTCGGCTCGACCGCGCCCGTGAAGGCCCCCACGCCCGTGCCCGGCCTGTCGGACATCGTCCGCGTGGCCGTGGGCACCGCGCACTCCGTGGCGCTGCGCCGCGATGGCACCGTCTTCACGTGGGGCGACAATGGCGATGGGCAGCTCGGCAACGGAGAGCTGGATGACGCGCCCCACCCCGAGCCCCTGGAGGTGGCGCACCTGGGCCACGTGGTGGACATCGCGTCGGGGAGGGATCACGTGCTGGCGCTCGGCGCGGATGGCCGCGTGCGGGCGTGGGGCCTGGGCATGTCGGGACAGCTCGGCCATGGCAGGAGCGGGATGCTCGGCAGCCGGGCCCAACCCGTGGAGGTGCTGGAGGTGACGGACGCGGTGGCCGTGTCCGCCCAGGCCAACGTCGGCTTCGCGCTCTCGGCCTCGGGGACGCTCTGGGCGTGGGGGCAGAACTCCAACGCGCAGCTCGGGGACGGCACCCTCGCGGAGCGGCCGAGGCCCGTCCGGGTCCAGGGGCTCGGGCCCGCGCGCGCCATGACGGCGGCTCCCCTGCACACGCTCGCCTGGACCCGGGAAGGCCACTGCCTCGCCTGGGGCGCCAACCACGACGGACAGCTCGGCGCGAGCCTGCCCTCCGAAGGTTCTCCCCGCTCTCCCACTCCCCTCCCGGTGGTCTTCCCATGAAACCCACGCACGCACTCGTCACCGCCGGCTGGGGTCTGCTCGCCGCGTGTGGCCCGACCTCGCGGGCACCGGACGAGGACCCCAACCCGAGCCATGCGGTGGTGGAAGCCGGCGAGGAGCGGCCCGGAGGCGGAGCCACGGTCCAGGACACGAGCGCACAGGCCTTCTCGCGCCCCGCGCCCTCACTCCCCCTCGCACGGCTGTCCGCGTTCGGCGCGGGGGAAGCCCTGTTCGAGGCGGACTGGTTCGCGGCGCCCAACTCGAGGGAGGACCGCGATGGCCTCGGGCCGCTCTTCAACTCCGTGTCCTGCGAGGCGTGCCACTTCCAGAACGGACGCGGTGCCCCACCCCAGGGCGCCGAGCAGCCCACGGTCTCGCTGCTCTTGCGCCTGAGCGTGCCCGGCGGGGGCGAGCATGGGGGGCCCCGGCCCGAGCCCACCTATGGGGATCAGCTCCAGACGCGGGCGATCTCCGGAGTGCCCGCCGAGGGACGCGCCACGCTCACCTGGGAGGAGCGCTCGGGCACCTTCGCGGATGGAGAGCCCTGGACGTTGCGCGCGCCCATCTATGTCCTCTCGCGGCTCGCCCACGGGCCGCTGGCCACGGACACGCGCCTCTCCCCGCGGGTGGCACAGCCGCTGGTGGGGCCGGGGTTGCTCGCGGCCGTGCCCGAGGAGCGCCTCCTCGAATGGGCGGATCCCGAGGACGCGGATGGAGACGGCATCTCCGGGCGGCCCAACCGGGTGTGGAGCGTGCGCCGGGGTCGGTGGGAGCCAGGCCGCTTCGGCTGGAAGGCCAACCAGCCCGACCTGGAGCAGCAGAACGCCGCGGCCATGAAGGGAGACCTCGGCATCACCTCGCCGCTCTTCCCCACCGAGTCCTGTACCGCCGCGCAGGCCACCTGCCTCTCGGCCGCCTCCGGCGGAGCCCCCGAGCTGGACGAGGGCAAGCTGGCCGCCCTCACCGCCTATACGGCCGCGCTCGCCGTCCCCGCCCGCCGCGGGCATGACCAGCCCCACGTACTCCAGGGCAAGGACGTCTTCCACCGCGTGGGCTGCGCCCGCTGCCACCGGCCCTCGCTCGAGACGGGAGAGGTGGAAGGCCGCCCGGAGCTCTCCCACCAGCGGTTGTGGCCCTACTCGGACCTGCTCCTGCACGACCTGGGAGATGCGCTCGCCGACGGCTACGACGACTTCCTCGCCACTGGCAACGAATGGCGCACGCCCCCGCTGTGGGGCCTCGGCCTGACGCGCACCGTCAGCGGCCACACGCGCCTGCTCCATGATGGCCGGGCCCGCACGGTGCTCGAGGCCATCCTCTGGCACGGCGGCGAGGCCCAGGCCGCCCGCGACGCGGTGCTCCGCCTGTCCCGCGCCGAGCGCGACGCCCTCCTCGCCTTCCTCGACTCGCTCTGAGCGGCGCCGGCACCGCGTGCCCCGGAATGCTTGGGGACCCACGTTTTGACAATGATTAGCAAATTCATTACGAAAGCCCGTTCGACGAGGGGGTTGGCCATGACGAAGCAGGGTTGGTTGGCATTGATGGCGACGGGCACGCTGCTCACCGCGGGCTGTGGCGCGGATGGGCCGCTGGAGGAGTCGCGCGCGCGGCCAGTGGTGGAGCGCTACGCGGCGCTGACGTACGAGAACTACACGGATGTGGTGACACAGGCCCTGAGACTGCGCGAGGCGGTGGAGAGATTCCTGGAGCAGCCGAGCGAGGAGCGGCTGTCCACGGCCCGCTCGGCGTGGATCAACGCGCGCAGGGCCTATGGCCAGAGCGAGGCCTTCCGCTTCTACGGCGGCCCCATCGACGACGAGGACACCGGCCCCGAGGGGCAGATCAACGCCTGGCCGCTGGACGAGGCGTACATCGACGGCATCATCGACGGCCAGGAGCCGCTGAGCCAGGAGCTGATCACCTCGATGAACGAGCGCAATGGAGAGACGAACATCTCCTCGGGCTACCACGCCATCGAGTTCCTGCTGTGGGGCAAGGACGAGAACGACACGGGCCCGGGCAACCGGCCCTACACGGACTTCGTCGACGGGATCACACCGTCCAACGCCGAGCGGCGCCGGCAGTACCTGAGCCTCGTGACGAAGCAGTTGATGGAGGACCTGGAGTCGGTGCGGGCGGCGTGGGCGCCCGGCCAGGACAACTACCGCAAGGCGTTCGTGGCCGAGGCTCCCAAGGAGGCCGTGCTGAAGATGCTCACCGGCCTGGGCAGCCTGAGCGGCGCGGAGCTGGCGGGCGAGCGCATGACGGTGGCCTACGACAACAAGGACCAGGAGAACGAGCACTCCTGCTTCAGCGACAATACGCACGCGGACCTGTACAACAACGCGCTGGGCATCCAGAACGTGTACCTCGGGCGCTACGGCACCGCGGACGGCGTGGGACTCGACGAGCTGGTGGCCGCGGTGGATCCGAAACTGAACGAAGAGATGAAGCAGCGGCTGCAAGCCAGCCTCGACGCCATCCAGGCGATCCCCGCTCCGTTCGATCAGGCTATCCTCGGCAATGACAGCAGCCCGGGGCGGCAGAAGGTGAAGGCCGCCATCGACGCGCTGCGGGCGCAGACGGAGACGCTCGTCGACGTGGCCACCGCGCTCGGCATTCAACTCAACCTGGAGTGATCCGACATGCGGCGCACGCTCTTGCCCCTCCTGTGCCTGCTCGCCAGCGGCTGTGGTGACGACGACGCCCCCGAACCGGAGGAGGCGCTGCCGGGCGGAGAGACGACGGTCCACGACACCACGCGCAACGCCTTCGCCCTGGCGGCCCGCAACCTCCAGGGCGAGCGGCGTGACGCCTTCTTCGTGGGCAACGCCCTGTTCAACCGCAACTGGGTGACGGCGCCCGCCTCCACCGAGGGCCTGGACGGGCTGGGGCCGACGTTCAACGCCTCCTCGTGCGCCGCATGTCATTTCAAGGATGGCCGGGGCAAGCCCCCGACCGAGCCGGGAGAGAAGCCCCTGTCGCTGCTCTTCCGGCTGAGCATCCCCGGCGTGGACGAGCACGGGGGACCCCTGGCGGATCCCGTCTATGGCGGTCAACTTCAGCCACTCTCCATCCTCGGTGTCCCCGCCGAGGGGCAGATGGCGCTCTCGCACAGCACCCACGAGGGCCAGTACGCGGACGGCACGCCGTGGTCGCTGGAGGAGCCCCACTACACCCTGGAGAGCCTGGCCTTCGGCGCACCCCACCCCGAACTCATGGTGAGCCCGCGCGTGGCGCCGGTGATGATCGGCCTGGGCCTGCTCGAGGCCATTCCGGACGCGGGGCTGGAGAAGCTCGCGGATCCCGAGGATCGGGATGGGGATGGCATCTCGGGCCGCATCAACCATGTCTGGGATGTGCAAGCCGGGGCGGTGCGTGTGGGGCGCTTCGGCTGGAAGGCCAACCAACCTTCCCTGAGCCAGCAGAACACGAGCGCCTTCCGGGGCGACCTCGGCATCACCTCGGCGCTGTTCCCCGACGAGGATTGCCCCTCGGTGCAGACGGCCTGCCAGCAGGCGCCCCGGGGGGGCACACCCGAGGTGGACGAGCAGAAGCTGGCCCAGGTGACGTTCTACTCGCGGATGCTGGCGGTGCCCGCGCGCCGGGACGCGGACGCGCCGGACGTGCTGCGCGGCCGGAGCCTCTTCCGCGAGGTGGGCTGCGCGACCTGCCACGTGCCGCGCCACGAGACGGGCACGGTGGAGGACGCTCCCGAGCTGTCCGGACAGATCATCTTCCCGTACACGGACCTGCTGCTGCACGACATGGGCGAGGCGCTCTCCGACCACCGTCCCGACTTCGAGGCCACGGGCAGCGAGTGGCGCACGCCGCCGCTGTGGGGCATCGGGCTCGTGAAGACGGTCAACCGCCACACGCGCTTCCTGCACGATGGCCGCGCCCGCTCGCTGGAGGAGGCCATCCTCTGGCACGGGGGCGAGGGCGAAAAGGCCCGGGAGCGCTTCCGCACCCTCTCCGCCACCGAGCGCTCCCAACTGCTGCGCTTCCTGGAGTCCTTGTGAACCGACTCTCGCGCCGTCTCTTGTCCGTCCCGCTCCTGCTGTCGCTGGCCCTCGCGGGCTGTGGGGACTCGCAGGGCACCACCCTGCGCTCGGCCTTCCTCGGGGAGCTGGCCGAGAAGACCATCCTGCCCACGTACCGGGACTTCGACACGCGCACGGGCACGCTCGCCACCGCGCTCACGGAACTGGAGCGCACGCCCACCGAGGCCACGCTCGCCACGGCCCAGGCCGCGTGGCGCTCCGTGCGCGAGCCCTGGGGCATCCAGGAGGCGCTCCACATCGGCCCCTCGGAGGAGCTGCACACGGGCGCCGCGGTGGATCAGGTCCCGTCGACGAGCGGCATCGACAGCCTGCTCGCGGGCACGACGCCGCTGACCGAGCAGAGCGTCGGGGAGCTGGGCGCCAACCGCAAGGGCATGATGGCCATGGAGTACGTGCTCTTCGACTCGCAGGCGGGCAACGCGGCGGTGCTCACGCGGCTCACCGAGGGTGACGCCGGAGCGCGCCGCCGGGCCTACCTGCGGGCGCTCGGGGCCGTGCTGCACACCGACGCGGTGGAGGTCCACGGCGAGTGGGAGCCGGACCAGGGCAACTACGTCGCGCAGCTCGCGAGCGCGGGCACCAGCGGCAGCAGGTACGCCACCCAGAAGGAGGCGGTGGACGAGATCGTCAATCGCCTCATCGGCTCGGTGGAGGTGGCGGAGCTCAAGCTGTCCAAGCCGCTCGGGTTCGAGACCGGGGGCACCGTGCGGCCCGAGGAGGAGGAGGCACGGCGCAGCGACAACTCGCTCGCGGACCTGACGCACGCGCTCGTGGGCATGGAGCGGCTGTGGCTCGGGCCGGAGGGCAACGGAGGGCTGTCGCGCGTGGTGGCCGCCACCAACAAGACCCTGGACACGACGGTGCGGGGGGAGCTCGCGGCGGTGCGCACGGCGCTCGAGTCCATTCCGCCCCCGCTGCGCACGGCCCTGCTTCAGAACCGCGAGTCGGTGGAGGCCGCCCGCGCCGCGCTCTCCAACCTGCGCGCCACGCTCGCCTCGGAGGTGGTGGCCAACCTGGGCGTGACGCTCAAGTTCAACGACAACGATGGGGATTGAGGCCGCGCCTGGCGTGCGCGAGCGGCTCGGCGCGGCGCTCTTCGCGCCCGTGGATCGCGCCTCGCTCGTGGCGTGGCGAGTCCTCTTCGGGCTGCTGATGACCATCGCCGTCGCGCGCTTCTTCGCGTACGGGTGGATTGAGGAGCACTACCTCGCGCCCCGGGTGCTCTTCCCCTTCGCGGGGCTGGAGTGGATCCGCCCCTGGCCGGGCGTGGGCATGTACGTCCACTTCGTGCTGATGGGCCTGGGGGCGCTGGGGATTGCCTTCGGCGTCGCGTACCGGCTGAGCGCGCTCACGTTCGTGCTCACCTTCACGTACGCGCACCTCATCGACCGGACGTACTACCTCAACCACTACTACTTCATCTCGCTGGTGGGGCTGGTGATGGTGGTGCTGCCCCTGGACCGGAAGGGCCCCGTGCCCGCGTGGTGGCTGTGGCTGCTTCGGGCGCAGGTGGGCCTCGTGTATGTCTTTGGCGGGGTGGCCAAGCTCAAGCGGGACTGGCTCGTGCATGCCCAGCCATTGAAGATCTGGCTCTCGGCGAGTACGGACCTGCCGGTGCTCGGGCGGTTCTTCGAGCTGCCCTGGGCCCCGCATGCCTTCAGCATCGCCGGCGCGGTGTTCGACCTGGGCGTGGTGCCCGCGCTGCTGTGGCGGCGCACGCGCGGACCGGCCTTCGTGGCGGTGGTCACCTTCCATGTCATCACCCGGCTGCTCTTCCCCATCGGCATGTTCCCGTGGGTGATGATCTCCGGCGCGCTGCTCTTCTTCCCTCCGGACTGGCCGCGGCGGCTCGGGGCCTGGCTGCGGCGGCTCCCCGCGTCGCTCACGCCCCCGACGGCGCTCCCCGCCTTCCGCGCATCGTGGACGGGCCCCGTGCTGGCCGCGGTGTTTCTCGGCGTGCAGGTGCTGCTGCCCCTGCGCCACCTGCTCTACCCGGGCGACGTGATGTGGACGGAGGAGGGCTTCCGCTTCTCGTGGAACGTGATGCTGATGGAGAAGGACGGCATGGCGGAGTTCCGCGTCAGCGAGCCCGCCACGGGCCAGTGGTGGGTGGTGTCCCCGGGCAGGTACCTCGCGCCCTACCAGGTGAAGATGATGGCCACGCAGCCAGACATGCTGCTGACGTTCGCGCACTACCTGGCGCGCGACTTCGCCGAGCGGGGCCACCCGGGCGTGGAGGTGCGCGTCAACGCCTTCGCGAGCCTCAACGGCAGGCCCCGGCAACGGCTCGTGGACCCCACGGTGGACCTGGCCCGGGTGAGCCCCTGGGACAGCGTGAGCGCGTGGGTGTTGCCCTTCCAGGACGTGGAGCCGCCCTGAGGGGATGACCCGCCGCGTCACCAAGGGTATTGCAGGCCGGAGGCGGTCATGCGAAGGGGCCGGGCATGACTGCTACGCGTCGCGTCATCATTCCCCTGCCCGACCGAGACTTCGATGTGACCGAGGTGGCCGTACCCTGGCGCCTGCTGGTGGACGCGGGCCACGAGGTGGTGTTCGCCACCGAGCGGGGAGCCACGCCCGCCGCGGATCCGCTGCTGCTCACGGGAGTGCTCTTCGGGAAGCTCGGCGCGGAGCCCGAACCCAAGCGCTTCTACGAGCAGATGATCCAGAGCCCCGCCTTCCAGAAGCCCATCACCTGGGAGGCGATCGACCCCGAGGCGTATGACGGAATGGTACTGCCCGGGGGACACGCGCCCGGCATGCGGCAGTACCTGGGCAGCGAGGCGCTCCAGGCGAAGGTGGCGGCGTTCTGGAAGCTCGGGCGGCCGGTGGGGGCCATCTGCCATGGGGTGCTGGTGCTCGCGCGGGCGAAGGACCCGTCCACCGGCAAGAGCCTGCTGTGGGGTCGGCGCACCACGTGCCTGCCCAAGTACATGGAGCGCGCGGCGTACTTCCTCACCGCGTGGAAGCTGGGGCGCTATTACCGCACGTATCCCGCCTACGTGGAGGAGGAGGTCCGCGAGGCCCTGGCGCCCTCGGGGCAGTTCGAGCGCGGGCCGCGCGAGTACTCCCGGCGAGGCACGGCCACGGACCATGGGCCGGCCTTCGTGGTGGAGGATGGTGACTACGTCTCCGCGCGCTGGCCCGGGGATGCCTACCTCTTCACCGAGCGCTTCCTGGCGAAGCTCGAGGCCCGTGCGGCCCGGGGTTGAAGTCCGCGGGCGCTGGTAGCAGCCTGACGGGTGGGGAGTTCCACGAGGGAACCCTCCGGGCAGGCACGGCGTGTCGCGAGCACGAGGAGGGCAACGGATGAGGATGAAGAACAAATACGGTTCGGGTTCCCTGGCCGGTTGGCAACCCGCCAAGCCCAAGAAGCAGGGCAATCCCGTCTCGAAGATGACGCTGGTGGCGGGACGCCGCATCGGCGGGGCGCTGCGGGCGGAGCAGGCCCGTCAGCAGAAGCGGCGCGACACGAAGCGCTGAGCGGGCGGACGAGCGGGCCCCGGATTCGTTGGTTTGCTCGTACCAGGGGTATGATCCGGAGAGGGGCTCCCCCCTCCCGCCTATGCTCCGCTACGCCGCGACCCTCTTCCTCAGCTCGTTCCTGCTGTTTGGCGTGCAACCGCTGGCGGGCAAGTATTCCCTGCCCTGGTTCGGTGGCACTCCGGCGGCGTGGACGACCTGCATGCTGTTCTTCCAGGTCATGCTGCTCGGCGGCTACGCCTATTCCCACGCGAGCGCGCGCTGGCTCTCGACGCGGCGGCAGGCGCAGGTGCACCTGGCGCTGCTGGGCGTGACGGTGGCGGTGCTGGGCATACGGGCGGTGGTGTGGGGCTCGCCGGTGGCCCCCGGGCCCGAGTGGCGCCCCACGGCGGAGGGCATCTCCAGCGCGCGGCTGCTGGCCATGCTCGCCTCCACACTGGGGCTGCCCTTCTTCACCCTGTCCACGTCCGCGCCTCTCTTGCAGAGCTGGTTCAGCCGCGTGCGTCCGGGGGCCTCCCCCTACCGGCTCTACGCCCTGTCCAACACCGGCTCGCTGCTGGCCCTGCTCACCTATCCCGTGCTCGTCGAGCCCTGGCTGGGCCGGGGTGTCCAGGCCTGGGTCTGGGCCGGAGGCTTCCTGGTGTTCTGCGTGGGCGGCGCGGCGTGTGCCTGGAGTCTGCTGCGCCTCGAGGACGTCCCCGCCCAGCCGCGTGAGGAGAGCGCCCCCGAGGCCGCTCCGGGCGTGGCGCGCACCCTGGCGTGGCTGGGGTTGAGCGCGTGCGCCTCGGTGTTGTTGCTGGCCACCACGAACCAGTTGTCGCACGACGTGTCGGCCGGCCCCTTCGTCTGGGTGCTGCCGCTGGCGCTCTACCTGCTGACCTTCATCATCGCCTTCGAGCGCGAGGCGCTCTACTCACGCCCCCTCACCGC
The Cystobacter ferrugineus genome window above contains:
- a CDS encoding HTTM domain-containing protein, producing MGIEAAPGVRERLGAALFAPVDRASLVAWRVLFGLLMTIAVARFFAYGWIEEHYLAPRVLFPFAGLEWIRPWPGVGMYVHFVLMGLGALGIAFGVAYRLSALTFVLTFTYAHLIDRTYYLNHYYFISLVGLVMVVLPLDRKGPVPAWWLWLLRAQVGLVYVFGGVAKLKRDWLVHAQPLKIWLSASTDLPVLGRFFELPWAPHAFSIAGAVFDLGVVPALLWRRTRGPAFVAVVTFHVITRLLFPIGMFPWVMISGALLFFPPDWPRRLGAWLRRLPASLTPPTALPAFRASWTGPVLAAVFLGVQVLLPLRHLLYPGDVMWTEEGFRFSWNVMLMEKDGMAEFRVSEPATGQWWVVSPGRYLAPYQVKMMATQPDMLLTFAHYLARDFAERGHPGVEVRVNAFASLNGRPRQRLVDPTVDLARVSPWDSVSAWVLPFQDVEPP
- a CDS encoding type 1 glutamine amidotransferase domain-containing protein → MTATRRVIIPLPDRDFDVTEVAVPWRLLVDAGHEVVFATERGATPAADPLLLTGVLFGKLGAEPEPKRFYEQMIQSPAFQKPITWEAIDPEAYDGMVLPGGHAPGMRQYLGSEALQAKVAAFWKLGRPVGAICHGVLVLARAKDPSTGKSLLWGRRTTCLPKYMERAAYFLTAWKLGRYYRTYPAYVEEEVREALAPSGQFERGPREYSRRGTATDHGPAFVVEDGDYVSARWPGDAYLFTERFLAKLEARAARG